A stretch of the Ornithodoros turicata isolate Travis chromosome 4, ASM3712646v1, whole genome shotgun sequence genome encodes the following:
- the LOC135391865 gene encoding uncharacterized protein LOC135391865 — translation MTTATTETTMMTTTTETTTIITTISNTTTTPKCDIYDIVPPCNLTILRKPTRYTITSPGYGAGHYNSNLCYRKCFEGYGCFLKINTISFNMEPRGPDGVCKDYFELRNSGTGIPGSGAHIGPVCGTEGISADAGESGRIVTLFRSNEKIEEAGYKLEFVFYAKPPDRCGY, via the exons ATGACGACGGCCACCACGGAAACCACCATGATGACGACAACCACCGAAACGACGACGATCATAACTACGATCAGCAACACAACGACAACACCAAAGTGTGACATATATGATATAGTAC CACCATGCAACTTGACCATCCTCCGCAAACCTACGAGGTACACTATAACTTCACCAGGATATGGAGCGGGTCATTACAACAGCAACCTCTGCTACCGAAAATGCTTCGAGGGATACGGGTGCTTTCTGAAAATT AATACGATCTCCTTCAATATGGAACCCCGCGGCCCCGATGGAGTGTGCAAAGACTACTTCGAGCTTCGAAACTCTGGGACTGGAATTCCGGGATCCGGTGCCCACATCGGCCCCGTCTGTGGAACCGAGGGTATAAGCGCTGACGCAGGCGAGAGTGGTAGGATAGTAACT CTATTTCGCAGTAACGAGAAAATTGAAGAAGCGGGATACAAGCTGGAATTTGTTTTCTACGCCAAACCACCGGACCGGTGCGGCTATTAG